One segment of Dolichospermum sp. DET69 DNA contains the following:
- a CDS encoding response regulator produces the protein MKNTGTFTKLSPPGLLRQLGNCYETTCLQAYSNSVSWLIYIKQGKIIYATHSVEPFDRLERQMRRLHQQIPLVDNEVRVQMRLVFEHEDNHHLPNQFPEYEAINWLVTEQHLLPEQATLLIQELVKEVIESFILIKTGTYELTDPLENFPIICKLDVTDIMEKCQNQLQNWRYLGRYISSPYQRPYLLVSSKFQDKRLPPLKDNITNWMKGFSLRHLAIIMNQDELQLALSLYPYIVKGSIVLHEPDPPFDKLPKTCGSSLLFSEDSTELIRGKLLVLDVERSKDTSTETPIISQHNVAVQQLVPDIAELPPEDFSLLAVDNNIDADSQKVKVNTKTTQKTYKIISVDDSPTILKEISRYLEDENFTLVTINEPVKAVMSIIRHKPDLILLDLNMAGIDGYELCRIIRNNSLFKTIPIIFVTSNKGIIDKVKARFVGASGYLTKPFTRAELLKMIFMHLA, from the coding sequence ATATAGCAACTCTGTATCTTGGTTGATATATATAAAACAAGGAAAAATTATCTATGCAACTCATTCAGTAGAACCCTTTGATAGATTAGAACGACAGATGCGTCGTCTCCATCAACAAATTCCTCTTGTAGATAATGAAGTGCGTGTACAAATGCGCTTAGTGTTTGAGCATGAAGATAACCATCATTTACCAAACCAATTTCCAGAATATGAAGCGATTAATTGGCTTGTCACAGAACAACATCTTCTTCCTGAGCAAGCAACATTACTTATTCAAGAATTAGTTAAAGAGGTAATTGAATCATTTATCCTCATCAAGACAGGCACTTATGAACTAACAGACCCACTGGAAAATTTCCCCATAATTTGTAAATTAGATGTTACTGATATTATGGAAAAATGTCAAAATCAGTTACAAAATTGGCGGTATCTTGGTAGATATATATCTTCTCCCTATCAGCGTCCCTATTTATTAGTTAGTAGCAAATTTCAGGATAAAAGATTACCACCCCTAAAAGATAATATCACCAATTGGATGAAGGGTTTTAGCTTGCGTCATCTAGCGATTATTATGAATCAGGATGAATTGCAATTAGCACTAAGTTTATACCCCTATATTGTCAAGGGTTCGATAGTATTACATGAGCCAGATCCTCCATTTGATAAATTGCCAAAAACCTGTGGCAGTTCATTGCTATTTTCTGAAGATAGCACAGAATTAATTAGAGGTAAATTATTGGTTCTGGATGTAGAACGAAGTAAAGATACTTCTACAGAAACTCCAATTATTTCTCAGCATAATGTAGCAGTTCAGCAATTAGTACCAGATATTGCTGAGTTACCTCCAGAGGATTTTTCACTCTTAGCTGTTGATAATAACATAGATGCCGATTCTCAAAAAGTCAAAGTAAATACCAAAACTACACAAAAGACTTACAAAATTATTTCTGTAGATGATAGTCCCACAATTCTCAAGGAAATCAGCCGTTATTTAGAAGATGAGAATTTTACTTTGGTGACTATTAATGAACCTGTGAAAGCAGTAATGTCAATTATTCGACATAAACCTGATCTGATTTTACTGGATTTAAATATGGCAGGAATTGATGGTTATGAACTATGTCGCATTATCCGCAATAATTCCCTGTTTAAAACTATTCCCATTATTTTTGTAACTAGCAATAAGGGGATTATAGATAAGGTGAAAGCTAGATTTGTCGGTGCTTCTGGATATCTAACTAAACCTTTTACTCGTGCTGAGTTGCTCAAAATGATTTTTATGCACTTAGCATAA
- a CDS encoding mechanosensitive ion channel family protein — translation MILRFLAVAGTMVITIGSASKATAQFSPLPFLPTPSSLTNKVDDKMVTGWISLDGRPLFPITATKTNFPERFQNIQQNLQEITHNYLQTSAIEVKIQTRIVKRLPTIYVNDQYLMTITYEDTGQENPLTLANQISDGLQKQLQQAKQERQTRFLVQQGEIAAVGTLAMIIISWGVRRWQKRLSKNIADAIPSTVTDAQPITKLLNQQQQQHLQEVKTRLFQIAQAGIWGSGSLIILGLFPYTRAWQIGIITIAQIPIKLTIVAVGTYVAVRFTYALIDHFTSTIVSGGALFTPETSERLQLRISTFSGVTKSITTIIFVGAGSLLALISLGIDIVPLLAGAGLVGVAISLASQNLIKDAINGFLIIFEDQYALGDMITVGTVGGLVEKLNLRMTQVRDSEGRLITIPNSEVKIVANLSSRWSRADLSIPVSYQANIDEALEIIKDVGLEMSQDPEWQHQILEKPNVLGVEHFSDRGLMIRVWIKTQPLKQWAVAREYRRRLKITLDAAGIYIPVPQQANWINEVQLLNSQSEFSTSATSDT, via the coding sequence GTGATACTTCGATTTTTAGCAGTAGCAGGGACAATGGTAATTACCATTGGTTCTGCCAGCAAAGCCACAGCCCAGTTTTCTCCTTTACCTTTCCTGCCAACTCCTAGTAGTTTGACCAATAAGGTAGATGATAAAATGGTGACTGGCTGGATTTCTTTAGATGGTCGTCCTTTATTTCCCATCACCGCTACAAAAACCAATTTTCCCGAACGGTTTCAAAATATTCAACAGAACTTACAGGAAATTACCCACAACTATTTACAGACATCTGCAATAGAAGTTAAAATCCAGACCCGTATAGTCAAAAGATTACCGACCATTTATGTTAATGACCAGTACCTGATGACCATCACCTATGAAGATACTGGACAGGAAAACCCGTTAACATTAGCAAATCAAATTAGTGATGGGTTGCAAAAACAGCTACAACAAGCCAAGCAAGAACGACAAACTCGGTTTTTAGTTCAGCAAGGTGAAATAGCTGCCGTCGGCACACTGGCAATGATCATCATCAGTTGGGGTGTCAGACGTTGGCAAAAGCGTTTAAGCAAAAATATAGCTGATGCTATTCCGTCCACTGTCACAGATGCTCAACCAATTACCAAATTATTAAATCAACAACAACAGCAGCATCTTCAAGAAGTCAAAACCAGACTATTTCAAATAGCCCAAGCAGGGATTTGGGGCAGCGGTAGTTTAATTATTTTAGGACTATTTCCCTACACACGAGCCTGGCAAATTGGGATTATTACCATTGCCCAAATTCCCATCAAGTTAACGATTGTAGCTGTGGGAACTTATGTCGCTGTGCGGTTTACCTATGCCTTAATAGATCATTTCACCTCAACAATAGTTAGTGGTGGTGCTTTATTCACCCCAGAAACATCCGAACGCTTGCAGTTGAGAATATCCACATTTTCCGGCGTAACCAAAAGTATCACTACCATTATTTTTGTAGGTGCAGGTAGTTTACTGGCTTTGATATCTTTGGGTATAGATATCGTTCCCCTGTTAGCTGGTGCTGGTTTAGTCGGTGTAGCTATATCCCTCGCTTCCCAAAACTTAATCAAAGACGCAATTAACGGCTTTCTGATTATTTTTGAAGACCAATATGCCCTCGGTGATATGATTACCGTCGGCACTGTAGGCGGTTTGGTGGAAAAGTTGAATCTGCGAATGACTCAAGTTCGAGATTCGGAAGGACGCTTAATTACCATTCCCAATAGTGAAGTCAAGATTGTTGCTAATCTTTCCAGTCGTTGGTCACGCGCTGATTTAAGTATTCCCGTTTCTTATCAAGCGAACATAGATGAGGCTTTGGAGATAATTAAAGATGTGGGTTTGGAGATGAGTCAAGATCCCGAATGGCAACATCAAATTCTCGAAAAACCTAATGTTTTGGGAGTAGAACATTTTAGCGATCGCGGTTTGATGATTCGCGTTTGGATTAAAACCCAGCCTCTCAAGCAATGGGCTGTAGCGCGAGAATATCGTCGGCGGCTGAAAATCACCTTAGACGCAGCCGGAATTTATATTCCTGTACCCCAACAAGCGAATTGGATTAATGAAGTGCAGTTATTAAATTCTCAGTCCGAGTTTTCCACAAGTGCAACATCAGACACTTAA
- a CDS encoding adenosylhomocysteinase has translation MTATTPRLKHEVKDLGLAPLGRQRIEWAGREMPVLKQICDRFEKEKPFAGLRISACAHVTTETAHLAIALKAGGADAVLIASNPLSTQDDVAASLVADHEISVFAQKGEDAATYNRHVQIALDHRPNIIVDDGSDVVAELVQHRKHQIADLIGSTEETTTGIVRLRAMFNEGVLTFPAVNVNDADTKHFFDNRYGTGQSTLDGIIRATNILLAGKSIVVVGYGWCGKGTALRARGMGANVIVTEIDPIKAIEAVMDGFRVLPMAEAASQGDIFITVTGNKHVVRGEHFDVMRDGAIVCNSGHFDLELDLKYLAANAKEIKDVRPFTQEYKLRNGKSVVVLGQGRLINLAAAEGHPSAVMDMSFANQALAVEYLVKNKGNLAAGLHSIPVEVDQEIARLKLQAMGIFIDTLTADQVEYINSWMSE, from the coding sequence ATGACTGCAACTACTCCCAGATTAAAGCACGAGGTTAAAGACCTCGGACTCGCTCCCTTGGGAAGACAACGTATTGAATGGGCTGGACGGGAAATGCCCGTATTGAAGCAAATCTGCGATCGCTTTGAGAAAGAAAAGCCCTTTGCTGGATTACGCATTTCAGCTTGCGCCCACGTGACCACAGAAACTGCACATTTAGCGATCGCCCTCAAAGCCGGTGGTGCTGATGCGGTTTTAATTGCTAGTAACCCTTTATCAACTCAAGATGACGTAGCTGCGAGTCTTGTAGCTGATCATGAAATTTCTGTATTTGCTCAAAAAGGCGAAGATGCGGCCACTTATAACCGCCACGTGCAAATCGCTTTAGATCATCGCCCCAACATCATTGTTGATGACGGTAGCGACGTGGTAGCAGAATTAGTTCAACACCGTAAACATCAAATTGCTGATTTGATTGGTAGCACCGAAGAAACTACAACTGGCATTGTGCGTTTACGCGCCATGTTTAATGAAGGCGTTCTTACCTTCCCCGCAGTTAACGTTAATGACGCAGACACCAAGCATTTCTTTGATAACCGCTATGGTACTGGTCAATCTACCTTAGATGGCATTATCCGCGCTACAAATATTTTGTTAGCTGGTAAGAGTATTGTAGTAGTCGGTTACGGCTGGTGTGGTAAGGGTACAGCCCTCCGCGCTCGTGGTATGGGTGCAAATGTCATCGTTACCGAAATTGACCCCATCAAGGCTATTGAAGCCGTCATGGATGGTTTCCGTGTCCTGCCAATGGCGGAAGCTGCATCCCAAGGTGATATCTTTATCACTGTGACTGGTAACAAGCACGTCGTTCGGGGTGAACACTTCGATGTAATGAGAGACGGGGCAATTGTTTGTAACTCTGGTCACTTTGATTTGGAACTTGATTTGAAATACTTGGCTGCTAATGCTAAGGAAATCAAGGATGTCCGTCCTTTCACCCAAGAGTATAAGTTGAGAAATGGTAAGTCCGTTGTTGTTCTCGGACAAGGACGTTTGATTAATTTGGCTGCTGCTGAAGGACACCCCAGCGCAGTTATGGATATGAGTTTTGCTAACCAAGCTTTGGCTGTTGAATACCTGGTGAAGAATAAGGGTAATTTAGCTGCTGGTTTGCACTCTATTCCTGTTGAGGTTGATCAAGAAATTGCTCGCTTGAAGTTACAAGCTATGGGCATTTTCATTGATACTTTGACCGCAGATCAAGTTGAGTATATCAATTCTTGGATGTCTGAATAG
- a CDS encoding XisI protein: MEGMNYPELVKTVLARHTENHASNGTEKELIFDCERNSYLVVHVGWENNERAYGTIIHVDIRDGKIWIQRDFTKEGVASELVDLGVPKTDIVLGFKPLYMRQFTDFAVG; the protein is encoded by the coding sequence ATGGAAGGAATGAATTATCCTGAATTGGTAAAAACTGTATTAGCAAGACATACAGAAAATCATGCTTCCAACGGAACAGAAAAGGAGTTAATTTTTGATTGTGAAAGAAATAGTTATTTAGTAGTTCATGTAGGATGGGAAAATAATGAAAGGGCTTATGGGACAATTATTCATGTAGATATTAGAGATGGAAAAATTTGGATTCAGAGAGATTTTACAAAGGAAGGGGTAGCTAGTGAGTTGGTAGATTTGGGAGTACCAAAAACGGATATTGTTTTAGGTTTTAAGCCACTTTATATGAGACAGTTTACTGATTTTGCGGTGGGTTAG
- a CDS encoding ISH3 family transposase, translating into MTVSSLTKATRGESTEELVLTDSETLDEVIQCLVENFSIETQGACDQQTLFEILVKAASTGDSIENTAKLLKNIPTANDIRYHLNKINNFEELEAQINQALKSRIPLGLKKGCLKIAIDLNLICYYGQPTSSELPYIYRSEAKSGTNSFYAYATLYVISNNKRVTLAIRGVRQLDTSVALITYLLAELESLKINVKKLYLDRGFFNTPVIRWLQALDIPFLMPAIKTGKKGGIKQFLKGKKSYKTTYTITRDKDDFVTFDLWIVCKYRKGKHKKHGVQYFVYVAYKVKTNLNYIYQDYRKRFGIETSYRLKNICRIKTNNKNPVLRLLFIGISFLLINIWVNLLWLKISRKRKGSRLIYRTLFTLKQMLAFLSQALQKKYQVVESIYIPSG; encoded by the coding sequence TTGACTGTTTCATCTCTAACAAAAGCCACGCGGGGCGAGTCTACAGAAGAACTCGTTTTAACCGACTCAGAAACTCTTGATGAGGTTATTCAGTGTTTAGTAGAAAATTTTTCGATTGAAACGCAAGGAGCCTGTGACCAACAAACTTTATTCGAGATTCTGGTTAAAGCAGCCAGCACTGGAGACAGTATTGAAAACACAGCTAAATTGTTAAAAAATATTCCGACAGCTAATGATATTAGATATCATCTCAATAAAATTAACAATTTTGAGGAATTAGAAGCGCAAATAAATCAAGCATTAAAAAGTCGAATTCCTTTAGGATTAAAAAAAGGGTGTTTGAAAATAGCGATTGATTTAAATTTAATTTGTTATTATGGTCAACCAACATCGTCAGAATTACCCTACATATATCGAAGTGAAGCTAAATCTGGTACTAATTCATTTTATGCCTATGCCACTTTATATGTTATTAGTAATAATAAGCGTGTAACTCTAGCAATAAGAGGTGTTCGCCAATTAGATACTAGTGTGGCTTTAATTACTTATTTATTAGCAGAACTTGAATCCCTAAAAATAAATGTAAAAAAACTCTATTTGGATAGGGGATTTTTTAATACTCCTGTAATTAGATGGTTACAGGCATTAGATATTCCCTTTCTTATGCCTGCTATCAAGACTGGAAAAAAAGGAGGAATCAAACAATTCCTCAAGGGTAAAAAAAGTTATAAAACTACCTATACTATTACAAGAGACAAAGATGATTTTGTCACATTTGATTTATGGATCGTCTGTAAATATAGAAAGGGAAAGCATAAAAAGCATGGGGTTCAATACTTTGTTTATGTTGCTTATAAGGTCAAAACAAATTTAAATTATATCTATCAAGATTATCGAAAAAGATTTGGCATTGAAACCAGTTATCGTCTGAAAAATATTTGTCGAATTAAGACGAATAACAAAAATCCAGTCTTGAGATTACTATTCATTGGAATATCCTTTCTTCTAATTAACATCTGGGTGAATCTACTATGGCTCAAAATCAGTCGTAAAAGGAAAGGTAGTAGATTAATTTATCGCACACTTTTTACACTCAAACAGATGTTAGCCTTTTTATCTCAAGCCCTACAGAAGAAATATCAAGTCGTTGAAAGCATTTATATTCCATCCGGTTAG
- a CDS encoding XisH family protein encodes MSAKDFFHNAVRLALEKDGWLITNDPLSFTVDGLDFRIDLGAERLLGAEKEGQKIAVEVKSFLGQSEVTEFHTALGQTLNYRTVLRKKEPNRILYLAIGNDIYKEFFLIPFIQEIIAEHKLKLLIFEIIKQEIVLWKE; translated from the coding sequence ATGTCAGCGAAAGATTTTTTTCATAATGCAGTCAGGTTAGCTTTAGAAAAAGATGGTTGGTTAATTACTAATGATCCTTTATCATTTACAGTAGATGGTCTTGACTTTAGAATTGATTTAGGAGCAGAAAGACTTTTAGGAGCAGAAAAAGAAGGTCAAAAAATAGCAGTTGAGGTAAAATCTTTTTTAGGACAATCTGAAGTTACTGAATTTCATACAGCTTTAGGACAAACACTTAATTATCGTACTGTTTTAAGAAAAAAAGAACCCAACCGTATCTTATATTTAGCAATTGGTAATGACATATACAAAGAGTTTTTTCTAATTCCGTTTATTCAAGAAATAATTGCTGAACATAAATTAAAATTATTGATTTTTGAAATTATTAAACAGGAGATTGTTTTATGGAAAGAATGA
- a CDS encoding XisI protein, producing the protein MERMNYPELVKTVLARHTENHRSEGTEKELIFDCERNSYLVVHVGWHNNERAYGTVIHVDIINEKIWIQRDLTEEGVASELVELRVPKTDIVLGFKSPFVREFTGFAVG; encoded by the coding sequence ATGGAAAGAATGAATTATCCTGAATTAGTAAAAACCGTGTTAGCAAGACATACCGAAAATCATAGATCAGAAGGAACAGAAAAGGAGTTAATTTTTGATTGTGAAAGAAATAGTTATTTAGTAGTTCATGTAGGATGGCACAATAACGAAAGGGCTTATGGTACAGTTATTCATGTAGATATTATCAATGAAAAAATCTGGATTCAGAGAGATTTAACTGAAGAAGGTGTAGCTAGTGAGTTGGTAGAATTAAGAGTACCAAAAACCGATATAGTTTTAGGTTTTAAATCTCCTTTTGTGAGGGAATTTACTGGTTTTGCAGTGGGTTAG
- a CDS encoding type II toxin-antitoxin system HicA family toxin has product MSKKRKLLEKVLSGSRNIQFDDLVTLVEAFCFSLSRINGNHHIFTHPTIPELINLQNRNGKAIPYQVRQFLILIEA; this is encoded by the coding sequence ATGTCAAAAAAGCGTAAGTTACTAGAGAAAGTCCTTTCTGGCTCTAGAAATATTCAATTTGATGATTTAGTGACTTTAGTTGAAGCCTTTTGTTTTTCGTTATCACGTATCAACGGTAATCATCACATTTTTACTCATCCAACTATCCCTGAACTTATTAACTTACAAAATCGCAATGGTAAAGCTATTCCTTATCAGGTTCGTCAATTTTTGATTTTGATTGAAGCATAA
- a CDS encoding XisI protein, protein MEKLDYPELVQQVLGTHTDGHCSEGTEIELIFDIQRNRYLVVHIGWEGENRTSIFLILNIYPFQGE, encoded by the coding sequence ATGGAAAAATTAGATTACCCTGAATTAGTACAACAAGTGTTAGGAACACATACAGACGGTCATTGCTCTGAAGGAACAGAAATCGAGTTAATATTTGATATTCAAAGAAATCGCTATCTAGTAGTTCATATAGGTTGGGAAGGTGAAAATAGAACTTCAATATTCTTAATTCTAAACATCTATCCCTTTCAAGGTGAATAA
- a CDS encoding type II toxin-antitoxin system PemK/MazF family toxin, with the protein MRRGQIWLYNADPTVGDEISKIRPCVIVSNDDLGILRLKVVVPITGWNEVFVQIPWMIQIEPTQENNLSKSSAVDTFQVRSVSQQRLIKQVGTVSDEIIKEITNALAMVLNING; encoded by the coding sequence ATGCGTAGAGGTCAAATTTGGCTGTATAATGCCGATCCCACAGTAGGTGATGAAATTAGTAAAATTCGACCTTGTGTAATAGTTAGTAATGATGATTTAGGTATTTTACGCTTGAAGGTTGTTGTACCAATTACAGGATGGAATGAAGTCTTTGTACAAATACCCTGGATGATACAGATTGAACCAACACAAGAGAATAATTTAAGCAAGTCATCCGCAGTAGATACTTTTCAAGTGCGTTCAGTTTCTCAACAACGACTAATCAAGCAAGTTGGAACAGTTTCCGATGAAATAATCAAAGAAATTACTAATGCTTTAGCTATGGTTTTGAATATTAACGGTTAG
- a CDS encoding type II toxin-antitoxin system HicB family antitoxin, which translates to MNEKMIEYTVIYERGQTNWGAYVPDLPGCVSIGDTLAEVQENIKEAIATLAEGIALYLEVLKEDGQPIPEPFTQVGK; encoded by the coding sequence ATGAACGAAAAAATGATTGAGTACACAGTCATCTATGAACGTGGACAGACAAACTGGGGCGCTTATGTTCCTGACTTACCTGGTTGTGTCAGTATTGGTGACACTTTGGCAGAAGTACAGGAAAATATTAAAGAAGCGATAGCTACGCTCGCCGAAGGCATCGCACTGTATCTAGAAGTATTGAAAGAAGATGGACAACCCATACCCGAACCTTTTACCCAAGTTGGTAAATAA
- a CDS encoding type II toxin-antitoxin system HicA family toxin — MKVREVLKILEADGWYIDRTRGSHRILKHQSKSGIVVVPGKPSDDIPVGTLSSIWNQAKL; from the coding sequence ATGAAGGTTAGAGAAGTTCTCAAAATCCTGGAAGCAGATGGTTGGTATATAGATCGCACCAGAGGTAGTCATCGTATCCTCAAACATCAAAGTAAATCAGGTATCGTAGTTGTACCTGGAAAACCAAGTGATGACATTCCAGTCGGTACACTCTCATCAATTTGGAATCAAGCAAAATTATGA
- a CDS encoding restriction endonuclease, protein MQAQSNIISDYGGEPIQRLGKSFTDIFTKRDKTGKPVMDYVWRGTNYQYVFESMPVKGLGNEKLDIDGNGLQSDKPFDSLKRDMTMILLYASTSDVSEQAGLEVCLLGSLLGDEASLERHIKQRYIVISRITGGANANSLGQLAQRYIVKYLKEKLGNEFNITSNGSIILHGYGKTTGMPFDVVVTKGGKSVGIEVSFQVTTNSTIERKAGQAAERQALINAAGHKIAYVIDGAGNFQRSAAISTICKHSHCTVAYSDSEFDILADFLRESLP, encoded by the coding sequence ATGCAAGCTCAATCAAATATTATTTCGGACTATGGTGGTGAACCCATTCAAAGACTGGGAAAAAGTTTCACAGATATTTTTACTAAAAGAGATAAGACGGGTAAACCAGTCATGGATTATGTCTGGAGAGGAACAAATTACCAGTATGTCTTTGAGTCAATGCCCGTTAAAGGCTTAGGTAATGAAAAACTTGATATTGATGGAAATGGGTTGCAATCAGATAAACCTTTTGATAGTCTTAAACGTGACATGACGATGATTTTGCTTTATGCCAGCACTTCTGATGTATCCGAACAAGCTGGCTTAGAAGTCTGTCTTCTTGGCTCTTTGCTTGGTGATGAAGCTAGTTTAGAACGTCATATAAAGCAAAGATATATTGTTATTAGTAGAATAACAGGTGGTGCAAATGCAAATTCTTTAGGGCAATTAGCACAACGTTATATTGTCAAGTACCTGAAAGAAAAATTGGGAAATGAATTCAATATTACCAGTAATGGATCAATTATATTGCATGGTTATGGTAAAACCACTGGAATGCCTTTTGATGTAGTTGTCACAAAAGGAGGCAAAAGTGTTGGAATTGAAGTTAGTTTTCAAGTAACAACCAACAGCACAATAGAAAGAAAAGCAGGACAAGCAGCCGAAAGACAAGCTCTGATCAACGCTGCTGGTCACAAAATAGCCTATGTTATTGATGGGGCTGGAAATTTCCAACGCTCTGCTGCTATCTCTACAATTTGCAAGCATAGCCATTGTACAGTTGCCTATTCTGATAGTGAGTTTGATATTTTAGCTGATTTTTTGCGTGAGAGTTTGCCATGA
- a CDS encoding DNA cytosine methyltransferase, with translation MIRFIDLFAGIGGMRLGFQQACDVLGIESQCVLSSEIDKKAIETYILNFDDQPTGDIREIDLIPEFDFMLAGFPCQSFSYAGKQQGFGDTRGTLFFEIERLLKIHKPQSFMLENVRGLTTHDQGRTFKTIIHALEQLGYGVHYLLLNSSNFGVPQNRVRIYILGLLGKKPVITLMSDKGATDSHTFKQQQYQLSLFDQTDSVIKVKHILEKKCSENYYLSKQFEQQLFDAVDGQFEKLHGVRLIDFRGGNSIHSWHLGIKGKCTKDERDFMDALISHRRHKEFGDHQDGKSLTLEQIKTFFDHENIENIINSLIEKKYLKEMNGRYNPVSGNMSFEVFKFLDPESISITLTSSDANKLGVVQNGRPRRITPRECARLQGFPESYILHSDDSATYKQFGNAVSVPVIQAILEDFIANNSLTKVTFYSPVIAPLAEGNTSR, from the coding sequence ATGATTCGTTTTATTGATCTTTTTGCAGGTATTGGTGGAATGCGCCTCGGTTTTCAGCAAGCGTGTGATGTTTTGGGCATAGAATCTCAATGTGTACTTAGCTCTGAAATTGATAAAAAAGCTATTGAAACATATATACTAAACTTTGATGATCAACCTACTGGAGACATCCGAGAAATTGATCTAATACCTGAATTTGATTTTATGCTTGCTGGTTTTCCCTGCCAATCTTTTTCCTACGCGGGTAAACAACAAGGCTTTGGAGATACCAGAGGGACGCTGTTTTTTGAAATTGAAAGACTACTAAAAATTCATAAGCCACAAAGTTTTATGCTTGAAAATGTCCGTGGTTTAACAACACATGATCAGGGTAGAACCTTTAAAACAATTATTCATGCTTTGGAACAACTTGGTTACGGTGTTCATTATCTTTTACTCAACAGTAGTAACTTTGGTGTACCACAAAATCGTGTTCGTATATACATATTAGGGCTACTTGGTAAAAAGCCAGTAATTACACTTATGTCAGATAAAGGTGCTACTGACTCTCATACTTTTAAACAACAGCAATATCAGCTAAGTCTTTTTGATCAAACTGATTCAGTTATCAAGGTTAAACATATTCTGGAAAAAAAATGTTCTGAAAATTATTATCTCTCAAAACAATTTGAACAGCAACTTTTTGATGCTGTAGATGGTCAATTTGAAAAGCTTCATGGTGTTCGGCTTATTGACTTTCGTGGAGGCAATTCTATCCATTCTTGGCATTTAGGGATTAAAGGCAAGTGTACAAAGGATGAGCGTGATTTTATGGATGCCTTAATATCCCATAGAAGGCATAAAGAATTTGGTGATCACCAAGATGGTAAAAGCTTAACTCTAGAACAAATTAAGACATTTTTTGATCATGAAAATATCGAAAATATTATTAATTCACTCATTGAAAAAAAATATCTTAAGGAAATGAATGGAAGATATAATCCTGTGAGTGGAAATATGTCTTTTGAAGTTTTTAAGTTTCTCGATCCTGAGAGTATTTCCATAACCCTGACATCATCAGATGCGAATAAGTTGGGTGTAGTCCAAAATGGGCGACCCAGAAGAATAACGCCTCGTGAATGTGCAAGATTACAAGGCTTTCCAGAGTCTTATATTCTTCATTCAGATGATAGTGCAACGTATAAACAGTTTGGTAATGCTGTAAGTGTGCCTGTAATTCAAGCAATTTTAGAGGACTTCATAGCAAATAATAGTCTCACAAAAGTAACTTTCTATTCTCCTGTGATAGCTCCGCTCGCGGAAGGCAACACATCCAGGTAA
- a CDS encoding DUF2281 domain-containing protein has product MIAEQIYALVKTLPQDQADEILTFAEFIRAKHLNTKQTVNNIDQLPWSEFVYSLAGTWKDDFPTLEEIRTESGQDILRESL; this is encoded by the coding sequence ATAATTGCTGAACAGATTTATGCACTTGTCAAAACTCTTCCCCAAGATCAAGCTGATGAGATTTTGACTTTTGCTGAATTTATCCGTGCCAAACATCTAAATACTAAGCAAACTGTCAACAATATTGACCAGTTACCTTGGTCAGAATTTGTTTATTCACTTGCTGGAACTTGGAAAGATGACTTTCCTACTTTAGAAGAAATTCGCACCGAATCAGGACAAGACATTCTGCGGGAGAGCCTTTAG